Genomic segment of Coffea arabica cultivar ET-39 chromosome 1e, Coffea Arabica ET-39 HiFi, whole genome shotgun sequence:
ACAATCATCAATCATAGACTCTGAAAATCATGAAGTGCTGTTTAGGGGCATTTTGGTCGATCAGGCTCTCAAAATCATAACAGATTGAGATCCTCCCACTGAAATCAAGAACCTGCCATCCCCATAACCGCCGCCACCACTCCTCTAATTCTGCACCGTCTATATTTTTCCCGCTCTATTACAACTAACTAACAACTACCACCACCACTACCATTTCGTTTACTCCACGGTCAGACAAAAAGCCCCAGAGAAAATCACCAACCAAACAATGGGCGCCACCCGGAATGTCCTCCTCATCTTTCTGGCTGCCGCCATTCTCACCTCCGCCGCCTCAGCACAAACACTCGTCCACACATACCCACCCTCCCTCTTCGCCACCATCCTCTCCGCCCTCGGCTTCCGAGACCTCTCCAACGTCACCGCCAATGCCAACCTCTCTCTCACCGCTCCCTCCACTGTCTTCGCCCCCACCGACTCCTCCCTCCTCACTTGCCCCTCCTGCTCCCTGCCTCTTCTCCTCCAAGAACATTCCCTCCCGGGCCTCTACTCTTTCCACTTTCTCCGCAACTTAGCCTTCGGCACCAAGATCGAGACCTTCGCCCGCAACCGCTGTCTCACCATCACCGCTTCCCCCATCATCAACCCCTCCGACGCCGTCTCCACCCCGAAAATCTTCGTCAACGGCGTCGAAATCACCAAACCGGACCTCTTCAATAATGGCCTCGTCATCGTCCACGGCATCCAGGGGTTTATGTCTCATCTCTCGCCGACTTCCTGCACTATCGAGAAAATGACTACCCTCGCCTACCCAGACCCCCCGCCGCCCACGGCAGAGTTCTTGGTCATGCGCTCGATGCTGAAAGAGGCCATGGCCGAGTTGCGTGTCAGGGGGTTCAGTTTGGTGGCTCTGGCGATGAGGGTCAAGTACCCGGAGCTGGCAGACCTCAAGTCCATGACGCTTTTCGCGATTGACGATGGGTCCATCTTCGCCGGAGGGGGAGGGCATGCTTACGTCACCGACCTAATGTTCCACATAGTGCCCAACAGAATTCTGAAGGGGTCGCACTTAATGAGTCTGCCGCTGGATACGGTGATCCCGACGATGGAGCGCGGGCAGGAACTGGTTGTGACCACCGCAGGCGGAGGAGGGCCCTTGTCCCCCATGAGGATAAACTACATGAAGATTAAGAGCCTTGATTTGGTGAGTAATAAGAGGATAGTGGTGCATGCACTGTCAAACCCATTGCCCCACGTGCACCGTCGGACGGCGGTTAGGGAGGAGGAGGCCACTTGTGATGAGCACCAAAGTGGATTGTGCGAGGAAAGTGGTGGTACTAAACGACCAACGGTGCAGATTGAAGATCCTTTTGGTTTGTGAGGTTCTGATCCCTGCCCCAATTTTGCATCTGTGCATTGCGTCGCTGTTTCATTTTGGTCAATCGTTCATTGTTGATCGAAGTTCTTCAAATTCAGGGGAGGCATATTCCTGTAAATTTCACTACAATTTGAGTCCACTCCCCTAATTGATTTTAAttgtttgatttttctttttattcattttggAAGATAGATGCTCAAGTCTCGGATTTCCATTTGATTGGAGGAGTCGATAACAGCATTAAACGGACTATTTCAGAAGATAAAGTAATTGACAAACAAAATGTACATACGTTTCTGTGCTTTCGTTTACTTCACTTGCCCTGATAGCTCTAAAAGCTGCAATTCAAGCAAAATCTGACTCCATGACTCACACACACATCTGAAGCAGAGAGAATTTCACTGGTCTTGATACTTCTTTTTATGTCTTCATCTGTGAATCCTCGCCAATATCCATCATTTCCAACCCAAACGTTAGTTCATCTGGATCCAAGTCCTCGTACACCTTGCAAAGAACCCCATCATCCGGCTGCAAAAAAGTAGACAACCAACAATCGATTAATCAGTATACCGAAACCAGGGCatcgaagagaaacaaaattAGCTCTCTATTTTCCGAAGAGAAACAAAATTATTACTTGTGAGGGAGCAGCAGAGCTTACTCACGGTCTCCTGTGATCACATTCCATTCGATTGAACAACAATGGTGCAGGAGTCTGTACTCGATCATATTCCAGTTTGTCTTGCTTCCTTTACCATGTTCACCTTCAAAGAAGCAGAGTCTTCTCTTGACCCCCATCCACGCTGCAAATTTTCAGTACCCATTCCTTGTTTGCCGAATTGGGCGAAAGGGCAATCCAAATAGTAGATATGCCTCGGTGTCAACACATAGCATTCTTTCCTTCCACCGTCATTTAACTCCTCTGCAttcacacacacaaaaatgtttcaatccaaattctttcctttcccccaaaaaaccaaaaaccaaaaaaaaaaaaaaaagggatacgCCCAAACCTGGAAAGAAATCTTGTTGGCCTAGTCGCCGATTAGTCCAACCCTTCGAAGGTGCGGATTTGGGAGTGTACTGACTCAGCTAGCCAAATAAAGTCCCATAAGCTTAGGAAGCTTTTGCCGTTAGGGAATTTTCATACGATGAAAAtatagaaattttcaaaatatgtcATCAATTGTCCAACCAGAATCGCAGATATTATCTACTTCATGTTTTTAAGACTTCAAGATCAACCTCCTGTTAATATTCTAAACTGATAGAAAATATATAGTTAACccacaagggaaaaaaaagaaagaaggaaagaaagaaacgcAAGATTTATACTCTAAAATATTGACTTAATATTGTTACCAAAAATTACTTTTGCAAACTAGAATTTTGACAGTTCCTAATTCAAGCTGTAAATGCATAAATCTTCTAAAACGATTAAATCTATATTATTAAGAATATAAAATTCTGTCCAATATTCAATCTTTAACCAACATTTGGTccccttgcaaaaaaaaaaaaaaaaaaaaggtccatTTCCTCTCTAATTCACTAATAAGGTTGATTACAAGTCTTGAGGTCCCAGAAATCAGAGCTCCTAGATTATAATCCTTCTACCCTTCCTCGCTTTATAAACCTCACTCCTTCTCtgctaaagaaaaaaaatttcttgaacaattaattatgcaaaataatCAGTATTACATTCAAGAATGGCGCCATATATCTAGAAAATAGATCAGTATGAAAATTGCTAGGATAATGAGTCTAATTCTTTTGTGAAGTTAGCGTGAGGAAAATAATTATCTTATCCGTGACGTAGCACggtttatttttaaaaattattttgaatttgtgCAAGCAtgaataattttaaataaaaaaattaacatgAATCCTACATGTTCattcattttagtttttagaaaattaatgtattcattttagttttagaaaattaatgTATTCTAAATGTTTAATTAtcatactaatttttaaaaacgGCATGGACTTTCAAGCGTTCCGAGTCCTTGGAGCACCTCGGCCCCACCAACTTTGTCCAACCTGGCAAATGGTAGGCCGATTTTCTCATCAGTTGTGATTTCCTCAATTATCATAGGATAGCCCTGCCCGTTTCTCCCGGCCCAAAACAAATTGCTTAGTTCCTCAATACGGCGGCGGTAGACGGAAGGTATGCTGCCAGTTCCTCCAGCTCCAAGTCAGAGTCTGACCCCGTGTCACGCCGCCCTTCCCTTCTTCTACTTCCGCCCACCGCCAACGTCGACTACCGGAGCACCACCACCACCCGTACCAATCCTCCATTTTTCTTGCTTCAATTATTCCCTCGTGACGTCGCTCCTTTCACCAAAGCTAACAACCACTTCAATCTCTGCTAATAAGCCCTTCAAACCTTGTGCTGCTACCAAAAGCAACCGCAGCCATGACCCCAGAGAGTCTTCATTCTTTGATGAAGACGGCGTCGTACGGGACATGGACGGTTACCTTAATTATCTTTCCCTCGAGTATGACTCTGTTTGGGACACCAAGCCTTCCTGGTTGGTCATCCATCTCACCACACTTCTTGTTCCAATTGCCTCACTGTATATTTGCAACCCACCAATAGCTGTAGAACAAAGAAACATCTGTGTTTTTGGATGTCGATGTACTAATTAACAGTGGTAGTAATAACTTACCAGCCATTTTTAACTCAACTTGTTTGCGAAGTAAATGTCATATCCCTAATGATTGTCACAGTAACTAGTAGTAATTGCCTGGCTGTAGATAATTGCCTGCTTGTTTTTAATCCCTTTTGATGATAGCAGTAAATGCCCTCTAACTAATTCCCTTCCTCAGGTGTCAACCTTGGACGATAACCACAACTGGCGTGTTACTAATTGCCGGTAGCTGGCTTTTTCTGCGCTCCCTTATTGTTACTGCTGGCGTTATGGGTTTGGTATGTGCGTGGTGGTACATCTTTCTGTATTCTTACCCCAAGGTATTGGTGGATGCTTCCTCAATCAGTCAATTATGTTCGAAATTACTGGAAGAAACCATACACATGACGAGATCTAGTTTGCCCTTTCAGCAATGAAGATGTTGATATACAGCAAAGGCTTAAAAAATCTTACAATTTTCTTTGCAGGCATATCTGGAAATGATTGCAGAGCGCAGAAAGAGAGTTACAAGTGGTGTGGAAGATACATACGGCTTGGGAAGATTTGACAGAGAAGCCGGGGAAGGGGATGCCGGACCCAGCACCAAGTAGTCCAAGGCTGTCTACCTTTTCCCCTTCTCCTTTCTCCTCCCCGACTAGTGCGAATCACACACACACCCGCTAACAGCTCCAGTAAATTTCAAGTAAAACTGGCTATGTATTTGCATTAAGCACAGGCGTTTTGCCTGGATCAAAACGGAACTTCGAATATTGTTCGTTGAGACCTGCTAGATTTGTTAATTCCGTTATCCAAGCgtgaaaagaaatcttcatCCAAGCAAATGTGCAAAGAAGCTGGAAATACTACTGAAACCAGTCCCATTATCAGACAGATTAATGCTGGCTGGAACTACTGAGAAATATAAAACCATGCCCTTTCAACTGGACTTATTTTATGCTTACAAGATCAGTAGTATTTCTTTTGACGCTTTTACTTGCTCTTTCAAAGGCTACGGCTACACTAGCAGCACTACGAGGTACCACTGGCCAAATGTTATCCACTCCTCTGATTTAGTTGGTGATCTTGCTTGCAATTTTTCATAGTATAATCTACTATTTCTAAATAAATACTTATGGATAGTATAGGCCCAAAGTTCTTGGTTCTttctctgtctttttttttttttcttcggaGGACGCACTTTTAAAGACCATAACCAGACTCCGGGTTGGATGAGGAGCTTTTGTGGTCTAATCATTCCTTTTGATATTGGGGGGTACGGGTTTTTTGGAAAGAAGATCCATCTGTAATTGGCATTGTCCCTTGATTTGCTATAGTTTGATGAGATTTTTTTTCAGAataattaccttttttttttgccttggaGTGAGAAGGGGGTGGATAGGGAGATAGAGTTGATGGTGGTTTTGGGAGGAGGTCCttgatggtggtggtggtgacaagAAAGTACATTAATGGAATGGTAATTTTGTTGGTGGTCTACAAAAGATATGATTGGTATGATGGATTGGAAGGTGGTGTGATAGGTTCGCAATTGGGGATCCATCTGCTATGGTGggtctttaatttttttggagATGTAATTCACTAAAACTTCcatgcttggattgcttgttttcgtcggaaaatattgtcattttccgtgatcacattttcctatcatctttttctctcacatatatcaaatcgctacagtaatttttccatgaaaaatgacggaaaatgcaatccaaacacaaccttagttTCAATCGAGAGAAATGGAGGAAaattagagaaaagaaaaaaaaaagtatgaggACTTATCTCTTCTTTGGAAGTTTTAACCggagagaaaagaaagtaaTTGGAGAGAAATGGAAGGATAAAATCTTATGAAAATTTTATCTACAAAAGTGGATAGAAATGGAAGAAAAGTGTACTAATAGCATCAAAAGGACATGAATTATCACATTTGCTCGTTACAGTAAACATCAACACTATTGAACTTGAGGGTACATAAGTAAAATAAACATATTAGTCAGCTTTTCCCTCCTGTTACTCCCAAATCGCATGAAAGGAAATTGACCATTTTTTGTTCTTACTCTTCTCCCCTTCTTTCTTaagttttctcattttttttttcctctcctctTATCAACTTCCAAACCATAGGGTTATTTTGGTTAACGGATATGCTGATCGACCCATATAATTGGATTAATCATTTTGTGATCCGTATTTGGATCTGCTAATCGGATATCCGCATTATGCGGGTCAAATCAATTGGATCTGGGAATCTgtatttgattttttaaatttcttttaaaaaacTACAAATCCCAAAGATAAaatgaaatataaatatattagagTTTCAAAATATTATCTAAGTAAAT
This window contains:
- the LOC113716494 gene encoding uncharacterized protein, which encodes MLPVPPAPSQSLTPCHAALPFFYFRPPPTSTTGAPPPPVPILHFSCFNYSLVTSLLSPKLTTTSISANKPFKPCAATKSNRSHDPRESSFFDEDGVVRDMDGYLNYLSLEYDSVWDTKPSWCQPWTITTTGVLLIAGSWLFLRSLIVTAGVMGLVCAWWYIFLYSYPKAYLEMIAERRKRVTSGVEDTYGLGRFDREAGEGDAGPSTK
- the LOC140020361 gene encoding fasciclin-like arabinogalactan protein 21: MGATRNVLLIFLAAAILTSAASAQTLVHTYPPSLFATILSALGFRDLSNVTANANLSLTAPSTVFAPTDSSLLTCPSCSLPLLLQEHSLPGLYSFHFLRNLAFGTKIETFARNRCLTITASPIINPSDAVSTPKIFVNGVEITKPDLFNNGLVIVHGIQGFMSHLSPTSCTIEKMTTLAYPDPPPPTAEFLVMRSMLKEAMAELRVRGFSLVALAMRVKYPELADLKSMTLFAIDDGSIFAGGGGHAYVTDLMFHIVPNRILKGSHLMSLPLDTVIPTMERGQELVVTTAGGGGPLSPMRINYMKIKSLDLVSNKRIVVHALSNPLPHVHRRTAVREEEATCDEHQSGLCEESGGTKRPTVQIEDPFGL